In Aquimarina sp. TRL1, a single window of DNA contains:
- a CDS encoding metalloregulator ArsR/SmtB family transcription factor, whose translation MNKQFFKQAIYQEIATIGKALSNPYRLRIVNILSQGDYSVDQIATELNISIANASQHLQVLKKSKLVTSHKKGHYVIYSLPNTDVHKLWNALQNFGLTNSLEVKSTLETFKKQTFAEVPSITIDELLKEHKLTDICFLDVRPEKEFKKAAIANAVSVPVEKISDHIRHLPKEKQIVVYCRGPLCVFADEAVLLLKEKGYDAIRLEEDVLSWEYKGLPVN comes from the coding sequence ATGAACAAACAGTTTTTTAAGCAAGCCATATATCAGGAAATCGCTACCATAGGGAAAGCATTATCTAATCCATATCGATTGCGGATTGTGAATATTCTATCCCAGGGAGATTATTCTGTAGATCAGATAGCTACAGAATTGAATATTAGTATTGCCAATGCATCACAGCATTTGCAGGTTTTAAAGAAATCCAAATTAGTTACGTCTCATAAGAAAGGACATTATGTTATTTATAGTTTACCTAATACAGATGTTCATAAGCTATGGAATGCGCTGCAGAATTTTGGACTTACGAATAGTTTAGAAGTAAAATCTACGCTGGAAACATTTAAAAAACAAACATTCGCAGAAGTACCTTCGATTACCATTGATGAATTGTTAAAAGAACATAAGCTAACAGATATTTGTTTTTTAGATGTTCGACCTGAAAAAGAATTCAAAAAAGCAGCTATTGCAAATGCGGTTTCTGTTCCGGTAGAAAAAATTTCAGATCATATACGACACTTGCCTAAAGAAAAACAAATAGTCGTCTATTGCCGGGGACCTTTATGTGTTTTTGCAGATGAAGCCGTATTACTACTAAAAGAAAAAGGATATGATGCAATCCGGTTAGAAGAAGACGTATTAAGTTGGGAATATAAAGGATTACCAGTTAATTAA
- a CDS encoding MFS transporter, producing the protein MMKDTNVRLGLKENWKQFTLLLVVNAFVGGMVGLERTILPQLAKEDFGLVSTTAILSFIIVFGITKAITNYFTGALANKLGRKNLLIIGWLIAIPIPYILMVASHWNWIVFANVLLGVNQGLTWSSTVVMKIDLVGEKDRGLAMGLNESFGYFSIAIVAFTTGWIAAEYGVRPYPFYQGVFFVILGLILSVLFIKDTVSHVHKEAVHSDVPLLNNIVWETTWQNKNLGSITQAGFVNNLNDGMVWGILPVILANKGFHIKEIAVIVAIYPAVWGIGQLLTGKLSDIYNKKKMLFAGMILQGISLLGMFWATTLFQFYFLAFVLGVGTAIVYPTFLSALASFTNPVQRAQSIGVFRLWRDLGYAFGALLTIALTYFFEMDSTLLFIGGLTVLSGILLKIRMT; encoded by the coding sequence ATGATGAAAGATACAAATGTACGTTTGGGATTAAAGGAAAACTGGAAACAATTTACTTTGTTATTAGTGGTGAATGCTTTTGTAGGAGGAATGGTAGGACTGGAAAGGACAATTTTGCCTCAATTAGCAAAGGAAGATTTTGGTCTTGTTTCTACTACTGCAATTCTATCATTTATTATTGTTTTCGGGATTACCAAAGCAATTACAAATTATTTTACAGGTGCTTTGGCAAATAAACTTGGGAGAAAGAATTTATTGATTATTGGTTGGTTGATAGCAATTCCTATTCCCTACATCCTTATGGTAGCAAGTCATTGGAACTGGATTGTATTTGCGAATGTGTTGTTAGGAGTTAATCAAGGACTTACCTGGTCAAGTACTGTAGTTATGAAGATAGATTTAGTAGGAGAAAAAGATAGGGGATTGGCGATGGGATTAAATGAGTCTTTTGGTTATTTTTCTATTGCAATTGTAGCATTTACAACAGGTTGGATCGCTGCGGAATATGGAGTTCGACCTTATCCATTTTATCAAGGTGTTTTCTTTGTCATTCTAGGGTTGATATTGAGTGTTTTATTTATTAAGGATACAGTTTCTCATGTACATAAAGAAGCGGTTCATAGCGATGTCCCTTTATTGAATAATATCGTATGGGAAACCACATGGCAAAACAAGAACTTAGGATCGATCACTCAGGCTGGATTTGTCAATAACCTCAATGATGGAATGGTTTGGGGAATATTACCTGTGATATTAGCTAATAAAGGGTTTCATATAAAAGAGATCGCAGTTATTGTTGCTATTTATCCAGCAGTATGGGGAATAGGACAATTGCTTACAGGAAAATTATCAGATATATATAATAAAAAGAAGATGTTGTTTGCCGGGATGATCTTACAAGGGATTTCTTTATTAGGTATGTTTTGGGCGACTACTTTGTTTCAGTTTTATTTTCTGGCATTTGTATTAGGAGTAGGTACGGCAATTGTATATCCAACCTTTTTATCGGCTTTGGCAAGTTTTACAAATCCAGTACAACGGGCTCAGAGTATAGGTGTTTTCCGATTATGGAGGGATTTAGGTTATGCTTTTGGAGCTTTATTAACCATCGCTTTGACCTATTTTTTTGAAATGGATAGTACTCTTCTATTTATAGGAGGACTTACTGTATTATCAGGAATACTATTAAAAATAAGAATGACATAA
- a CDS encoding 1-aminocyclopropane-1-carboxylate deaminase: MLHLEKYFPRVPLGFFPSPIHKLHRLSKELGVNIWAKRDDVSSGLAYGGNKVRKLEWLAADAIRKGCDTLVSIGGVQSNHTRQVTAVAASLGLQSYTVQETWAEWKDPIYDKVGNILLTKLMGGNLIMDGYGYSTSIKKSWENAMEAVRRKGGIPYAIPAGASDHPLGGLGYANFADEIAMQEKKMNHFFDTIVTATCTGSTQAGMIVGFAHQKKNRRIIGIDTADNKEMTQKAVSKICHNTVKTIKDYGGVGIPFSEEMIEINENYSYPAYGIPNEETIKNIQWVATLEAMLTDPVYEGKSISGLISMCRSGEISKNATVLYVHLGGTPAVNAYYKAFETPSYIHTLGKEARAS; encoded by the coding sequence ATGCTGCACTTAGAAAAATATTTCCCAAGAGTCCCTCTTGGTTTTTTTCCGTCTCCCATTCATAAATTACATAGACTATCAAAAGAACTGGGAGTTAATATATGGGCTAAAAGAGATGATGTTTCCAGCGGCTTGGCTTATGGAGGAAACAAAGTAAGGAAACTAGAGTGGCTTGCTGCGGATGCGATTCGCAAAGGCTGTGATACACTTGTTTCTATCGGAGGGGTACAATCCAACCATACCAGACAAGTAACTGCTGTAGCGGCTTCACTAGGACTTCAATCCTATACTGTACAAGAAACATGGGCAGAGTGGAAAGATCCAATATATGACAAAGTTGGAAACATCTTACTCACTAAACTCATGGGAGGAAATCTTATTATGGATGGGTATGGGTATTCTACTTCCATTAAAAAAAGCTGGGAAAATGCTATGGAGGCAGTAAGACGTAAAGGAGGAATTCCTTATGCAATACCAGCAGGAGCTTCTGACCACCCACTAGGGGGATTAGGATATGCTAACTTTGCTGATGAAATAGCAATGCAAGAAAAAAAGATGAATCATTTTTTTGATACCATTGTCACCGCAACCTGTACTGGTTCTACGCAAGCAGGAATGATTGTTGGATTTGCACATCAGAAAAAAAACAGGCGTATTATCGGGATAGATACTGCAGATAATAAAGAAATGACCCAAAAAGCAGTCTCCAAAATCTGTCATAACACTGTTAAAACGATTAAGGACTACGGAGGTGTAGGAATTCCTTTTTCTGAAGAAATGATTGAGATTAATGAAAACTATAGTTACCCTGCATATGGTATTCCTAATGAAGAAACCATTAAAAACATTCAATGGGTAGCGACACTAGAAGCCATGCTTACAGACCCAGTCTACGAAGGAAAATCTATTTCTGGTTTAATATCAATGTGTCGCAGTGGGGAAATTTCTAAAAATGCTACTGTTTTATATGTTCATCTAGGAGGAACTCCTGCTGTAAATGCATATTACAAAGCTTTTGAAACTCCATCTTATATCCATACTTTAGGAAAAGAAGCCAGAGCTTCTTAG
- a CDS encoding helix-turn-helix domain-containing protein, with the protein MTFTEYKIPAPYDTFLKSIYAFECIEINRQQLFLPDGNPELTIATTPIWVSHQESPIILPNTALFWGQLQFSGKILAHKPYKVFGIKFQPWVLYFLSHNSTKELVDRILPAKEVFSTDFMNKVFYMASCTSSMQLTHALIDVHYQFQSDFSSKNDHIKHNLTAFIKNIEDSRGSKKILDFIPQYKQSQRTLENDFSKYIGIRPKVFQSIVRLRKSGVEIKKGKKILDTALDLGYYDQAHFNKDFKRLISKTPRQYLKEKNLVLSTV; encoded by the coding sequence GTGACCTTTACTGAATATAAAATACCTGCACCTTATGATACTTTTCTAAAAAGTATATATGCATTTGAATGTATAGAAATCAACCGGCAACAACTTTTTTTACCAGACGGAAATCCTGAATTGACAATTGCGACCACTCCTATATGGGTAAGTCATCAAGAATCTCCCATTATTCTTCCTAATACTGCACTTTTTTGGGGACAGCTACAGTTTTCCGGAAAAATACTTGCTCATAAGCCTTATAAAGTCTTTGGTATTAAATTTCAACCCTGGGTACTTTATTTTTTATCTCATAATTCTACTAAAGAGTTGGTTGATCGTATTCTCCCGGCAAAAGAAGTCTTCTCTACTGATTTTATGAATAAGGTATTTTATATGGCATCTTGTACCTCTTCTATGCAGTTAACACATGCATTAATAGATGTACATTATCAGTTTCAGTCTGATTTTTCTTCTAAAAATGATCATATTAAACACAATCTTACCGCATTTATAAAAAATATAGAGGACTCCAGAGGGAGTAAAAAAATTCTTGATTTTATTCCTCAATACAAACAATCACAAAGAACATTAGAAAATGATTTTTCAAAATATATCGGGATCAGACCAAAAGTGTTTCAATCTATTGTCCGTTTAAGAAAATCTGGGGTAGAAATAAAAAAAGGAAAAAAAATCCTGGATACTGCTTTGGATCTCGGGTATTATGACCAGGCACATTTCAACAAGGATTTTAAACGACTAATTTCCAAGACCCCAAGACAATATTTAAAAGAAAAAAACCTGGTACTCAGTACTGTTTGA
- a CDS encoding efflux RND transporter periplasmic adaptor subunit has product MMKKQYKVVYKLILTIIIIGGFWSCNKEQKKNDHGHRHEEGTHEHSGQEKEAHTHEEVVQLTEAQVQVLDIVIDSIKTQAVGGYIEANGELGVPPQNEAVVTTYIGANISKINVIEGDKVNKGTVVAYIAHPDIISLQTDYIEVYNKLTFLKQDFERQKKLYDAEVGSGRDYQQAKAAWSSARGKVKGYESQLQLLGISPATVRKGGISQQAPVRSPIDGFVEKVFVKSGQYVQPQTSLMEIVNTEHIHADLMVFEKDIKHVKNDQTVRLQVKAAGDKELVAKIYSVGKSFEQEPKALHVHAEIENKDHNLLPGMYVSAKIVTDNVLEKVLPEGAIFEENGKTFAFKAEKVGNKWKFTPTEILIKKKQDGMVALTVIQEADQGKLFAHNGAYYIIAEMKKSEAEHVH; this is encoded by the coding sequence ATGATGAAAAAACAATATAAGGTAGTATATAAATTAATATTAACTATTATAATAATAGGAGGATTTTGGAGCTGTAATAAGGAGCAAAAGAAAAATGATCATGGGCATAGACATGAAGAAGGAACTCATGAGCACTCCGGTCAGGAAAAAGAAGCACATACACATGAAGAAGTAGTACAGCTTACAGAAGCTCAGGTGCAGGTATTGGACATTGTTATTGATAGTATCAAAACCCAAGCTGTGGGAGGATATATAGAAGCTAATGGAGAATTAGGTGTGCCACCGCAAAACGAAGCAGTAGTGACCACTTATATAGGAGCAAATATTTCCAAAATCAATGTTATTGAAGGAGACAAAGTAAACAAAGGAACTGTGGTGGCTTATATTGCACATCCAGATATTATAAGCCTGCAAACAGATTATATCGAAGTGTATAATAAGCTTACATTTTTGAAACAGGATTTTGAACGACAAAAGAAACTGTATGATGCAGAAGTTGGATCAGGGAGAGATTATCAACAAGCAAAAGCAGCATGGTCCAGTGCCCGGGGAAAGGTAAAAGGTTATGAAAGTCAATTACAATTATTAGGAATATCCCCGGCTACTGTAAGAAAGGGAGGGATTAGCCAGCAAGCCCCGGTTAGAAGTCCTATTGATGGTTTTGTAGAGAAAGTATTTGTTAAATCAGGACAATACGTGCAACCTCAAACATCTTTGATGGAAATTGTCAATACAGAACATATCCATGCAGATCTCATGGTTTTTGAAAAAGATATAAAGCATGTAAAGAATGATCAAACAGTTCGATTACAGGTTAAAGCAGCAGGAGATAAGGAATTGGTAGCAAAAATATATTCTGTAGGAAAATCTTTTGAACAAGAACCTAAGGCTTTACATGTTCATGCAGAGATAGAGAATAAGGATCATAACTTATTACCAGGAATGTATGTGAGTGCTAAAATTGTAACAGATAATGTTTTGGAAAAGGTACTTCCTGAAGGAGCAATATTTGAAGAAAATGGAAAAACCTTTGCTTTTAAGGCAGAAAAAGTAGGAAATAAATGGAAGTTTACTCCCACAGAGATTCTGATAAAAAAGAAGCAAGATGGGATGGTGGCTTTAACAGTTATACAGGAAGCAGATCAAGGAAAATTGTTTGCTCATAATGGAGCGTATTATATCATAGCGGAAATGAAAAAAAGCGAAGCAGAACATGTTCATTAA
- a CDS encoding Fur family transcriptional regulator, translating to MSAIVLKKIGIRPTTNRILIYNYLSTEKKAVSLSDLESCFASMDRATLYRTIKIFEEAQLVHQIDDGSGIPKYARCNQNAVAPSHDDTHLHFHCLKCKKTSCLTNCQIPKIQVPNHYQVSEVTMMIKGTCDECSRA from the coding sequence ATGTCCGCTATTGTACTCAAAAAGATAGGGATTCGACCTACAACTAATCGAATACTGATATATAATTATTTATCAACAGAAAAGAAAGCTGTCAGTCTTTCGGATTTAGAAAGTTGTTTTGCCAGTATGGATAGAGCTACTTTATATCGAACAATAAAAATATTTGAAGAAGCTCAGCTTGTTCATCAAATAGATGATGGATCAGGTATTCCTAAGTATGCAAGATGTAATCAGAATGCGGTAGCCCCTTCTCATGATGATACACATTTACATTTTCATTGTTTAAAATGCAAAAAGACTTCCTGCCTTACGAATTGTCAAATACCAAAGATACAAGTACCTAATCATTATCAGGTATCTGAGGTTACCATGATGATAAAAGGTACGTGTGATGAATGTAGTAGGGCATAA
- a CDS encoding MBL fold metallo-hydrolase: MTDTLISVEELRTKLENKERIQVIDIRPLEEREEWKIPGSVHVDVYHQLKSGKEDVFSTMDFLKDETVVTVCAAGKTSLIAMEQLRKKGVKAYSLEGGMRSWTRAWNTAITEDKHLKIIQVRRTGKGCLSYIIGSDGEALVIDPSLDIEVYISIAKNNNWKITHVLDTHIHADHFSRAKRLAATVKAQLLMPPNTALQYPYEKIQDQQLISFGLTNIQAIATPGHTSDSFSYLLQEKYLFSGDTLFTKGVGRPDLKANTDQAKIKAGILYDSLQKILSLSKEIIVFPGHISEPVSFDGKTIANSLGNIIDTVPLLTLEKQLFVQALLANIPLTPPNYEKIVALNYKGDIKERELIGLEAGANRCAIS; this comes from the coding sequence ATGACAGATACTTTAATCAGTGTAGAAGAATTACGAACAAAGCTGGAGAATAAGGAACGTATACAGGTTATCGATATACGTCCTTTAGAGGAGCGAGAAGAATGGAAAATTCCTGGAAGTGTACATGTAGATGTATATCATCAATTAAAATCGGGAAAAGAAGATGTGTTTTCAACGATGGATTTTCTAAAAGATGAAACAGTGGTAACCGTTTGTGCTGCAGGGAAAACAAGTCTTATAGCTATGGAACAGTTACGAAAAAAAGGAGTAAAAGCATATTCTCTCGAAGGAGGAATGAGAAGTTGGACTCGTGCCTGGAATACTGCTATTACAGAAGATAAACACCTAAAAATTATTCAGGTGAGAAGAACAGGAAAAGGATGTTTATCTTATATAATAGGGAGTGATGGGGAAGCCTTGGTAATTGACCCATCCTTGGATATCGAAGTATATATTAGTATAGCTAAAAATAATAATTGGAAGATTACCCATGTGCTGGATACGCATATTCATGCGGATCATTTCTCGAGAGCTAAACGGTTAGCTGCAACAGTAAAAGCACAATTGTTAATGCCTCCTAATACAGCTCTTCAGTATCCATATGAAAAGATACAGGATCAGCAATTAATTTCATTTGGTTTGACGAACATACAAGCAATAGCGACTCCTGGACACACTTCGGATAGTTTTAGTTATTTGCTACAAGAAAAATATCTTTTTAGCGGAGATACATTATTTACCAAAGGAGTAGGGAGACCCGACTTAAAAGCAAATACTGATCAAGCAAAAATAAAAGCAGGAATATTATATGATTCTCTACAAAAAATATTGAGCTTATCTAAGGAGATAATTGTATTCCCCGGACACATAAGTGAACCTGTTAGTTTTGATGGAAAAACAATTGCCAATTCGTTGGGAAATATAATTGATACAGTCCCTTTGTTAACATTAGAGAAGCAACTTTTTGTACAGGCGTTATTAGCTAATATCCCATTAACTCCTCCTAATTATGAGAAAATCGTGGCACTTAATTATAAAGGAGACATAAAAGAGCGGGAGTTAATTGGTTTGGAAGCAGGGGCTAATCGCTGTGCAATTTCATAA